Proteins encoded in a region of the Perca fluviatilis chromosome 8, GENO_Pfluv_1.0, whole genome shotgun sequence genome:
- the LOC120564482 gene encoding uncharacterized protein LOC120564482 has product MIDDASRGMKRAVTEAMRGVDHIATTTDCWSVRRRSFIGVTAHWIDPDSLKRCSAALACKRRRGSHTFDVLASALNEIHSEFEILGKIVRTTTDNATNFIKAFNIFGEDENNNAIGSDGDHGSASQPGEEEEDQEGDEEVESVDVSAFLTEDDGLEFQLPKHQRCACHLLNLIATVDAMKATSNEAYKKVYRSTFGKCSALWNKCGKSTLAAKTVENACSLQLLRPNSTRWNSLFLAVERLLRIIKEKGEGTIRVICTDLKLPMFVAEYAAAMSPVAKATNILQAEANAMMGWLFPTINLLTVKLDRVKLPLKFCKPLVDALQVGIMNRFGHMSGEPELIAAAILLPKFRTMWTKDEATIKTGTDYIRQHLEMPSLSQIGDASRSTSSEDDFFYALQSSQMQDGAKQLDGYLAGSADHMNLLTSFPAVYKLSVKLNTPLL; this is encoded by the exons ATGATTGATGATGCCTCCAGGGGAATGAAGAGGGCTGTGACTGAGGCCATGAGGGGAGTTGACCATATCGCCACCACCACCGACTGCTGGTCTGTCAGAAGGCGGAGCTTCATTGGTGTTACTGCCCATTGGATTGACCCCGACAGTCTCAAAAGATGCTCAGCAGCCCTAGCCTGTAAACGGCGGAGAGGTTCGCACACATTTGATGTGTTGGCAAGTGCCCTGAATGAGATTCACTCTGAATTTGAAATTCTGGGAAAGATTGTGCGAACAACAACAGACAATGCCACTAACTTCATAAAAGCGTTCAACATTTTTGGTGAAGATGAGAACAATAATGCCATTGGAAGTGATGGTGATCATGGCAGTGCATCTCAaccaggagaggaagaagaagatcaAGAAGGGGATGAAGAGGTGGAGTCTGTTGATGTGTCAGCATTTCTGACTGAAGATGATGGTTTAGAGTTCCAGCTCCCAAAGCACCAGCGCTGTGCTTGTCACTTACTCAACCTAATAGCTACTGTTGATGCCATGAAAGCAACATCCAATGAGGCGTACAAGAAAGTGTATCGTTCAACTTTTGGCAAGTGTAGTGCACTTTGGAACAAATGTGGAAAATCCACCCTTGCAGCCAAAACTGTTGAAAATGCTTGCTCCCTCCAGCTGCTGCGCCCGAATTCCACCAGGTGGAACTCCCTATTTCTGGCAGTAGAAAGACTGCTGAGAATAATTAAAGAAAAGGGAGAGGGGACCATCAGAGTCATCTGCACTGACTTAAAGCTTCCAAT GTTTGTCGCAGAGTATGCCGCTGCCATGAGCCCTGTCGCCAAGGCTACCAACATCTTGCAAGCAGAAGCAAATGCCATGATGGGGTGGCTATTTCCAACCATCAACCTGCTCACTGTCAAACTTGACAGAGTCAAGTTGCCACTGAAGTTCTGCAAGCCTCTGGTGGATGCTCTACAG GTGGGAATCATGAACCGTTTTGGCCACATGTCAGGAGAACCAGAGTTGATCGCTGCTGCGATTCTGCTTCCGAAATTCCGAACGATGTGGACAAAGGATGAAGCCACAATCAAAACGG GAACTGACTACATCAGGCAGCATCTGGAAATGCCCTCACTATCACAGATAGGCGATGCCAGCAGGTCCACTTCATCTGAAGATGACTTTTTCTATGCCCTGCAGTCGTCTCAAATGCAAGATGGTGCCAAACAGCTGGATGGGTACTTGGCCGGTTCAGCAGATCACATGAACTTGCTGACGTCCTTCCCAGCAGTGTACAAGCTTTCTGTGAAGCTGAACACTCCGCTACTTTGA